A single genomic interval of Chlorogloeopsis sp. ULAP01 harbors:
- the purH gene encoding bifunctional phosphoribosylaminoimidazolecarboxamide formyltransferase/IMP cyclohydrolase, with product MARLALLSVSNKTGLIDLAQRLVEEFDFEIISSGGTAQTLKDAGLPVTKVADYTGSPEILGGRVKTLHPRIHGGILARRDIPQDMTDLENNQIRPLDLVVVNLYPFEATIAKEGVTLAEAIEQIDIGGPAMLRAASKNFAHLTVLCDPAQYGEYLEELRQHGGETSLAFRQKCALKGFLHTSSYDQAIASYLSEQSASESTLPSQFMLAGQQLQSLRYGENPHQSAAWYQTGTTSSGWAAATKLQGKELSYNNLVDLEAARRIIAEFTDTPAATIIKHTNPCGTALGNTILEAYQKALNADPVSAFGGIVALNHPIDSATATELTKTFLECVVAPGCEEDAKEILAAKSKVRVLILPDLSSGSKDAVKTIAGGFLVQAADDIVADTSKWQVVTERQPTPTELEELLFAWKVCKHVKSNAIVVSGDRTTLGVGAGQMNRVGSVKIALEQAQEKAKGAFVASDGFFPFDDSVKTAAAAGITAIVQPGGSLRDQDSIQAANELGLVMVFTGVRHFLH from the coding sequence ATGGCGCGCCTTGCACTATTGAGTGTATCTAATAAAACAGGTTTAATTGACCTTGCCCAAAGATTGGTAGAAGAATTTGACTTTGAAATTATCAGTAGTGGTGGCACTGCCCAAACTCTGAAAGATGCAGGATTACCAGTTACAAAAGTTGCCGATTACACAGGCTCTCCCGAAATATTAGGTGGGCGAGTCAAAACACTGCATCCTCGCATTCACGGCGGTATTTTAGCGCGAAGAGATATACCGCAAGACATGACAGATTTGGAAAATAACCAAATTCGTCCGCTTGATTTAGTGGTAGTGAATCTCTATCCTTTTGAAGCTACTATTGCTAAAGAGGGTGTGACTTTAGCTGAGGCAATAGAACAAATTGATATTGGCGGCCCTGCTATGCTAAGAGCAGCATCGAAAAACTTTGCTCATCTGACAGTATTGTGCGATCCCGCCCAATATGGCGAATATTTAGAAGAATTAAGGCAACATGGCGGCGAAACTTCGCTGGCATTTCGACAAAAGTGTGCGTTGAAAGGATTTTTGCATACTTCTAGTTACGATCAAGCGATCGCATCTTATTTGAGCGAGCAGTCTGCTTCAGAATCAACGCTACCGTCACAGTTTATGCTTGCCGGGCAACAACTGCAATCTCTGCGTTATGGTGAAAACCCCCATCAAAGTGCGGCTTGGTATCAAACTGGCACAACTTCAAGCGGATGGGCAGCCGCTACCAAACTCCAAGGCAAAGAACTTAGTTACAATAACTTAGTTGATTTAGAAGCAGCCCGTCGGATTATTGCAGAATTCACCGACACTCCCGCAGCAACTATTATCAAACACACTAATCCCTGTGGCACGGCGCTAGGAAACACTATTTTAGAAGCTTATCAAAAAGCATTGAATGCCGATCCCGTGTCTGCCTTTGGTGGCATTGTTGCACTCAACCATCCCATCGATAGCGCTACTGCAACTGAATTAACAAAGACATTCTTAGAATGTGTAGTGGCTCCAGGATGTGAAGAGGATGCCAAAGAAATTCTAGCAGCCAAGTCAAAAGTGCGAGTACTAATCCTACCAGATTTGAGTAGCGGTTCTAAAGATGCAGTGAAGACTATAGCAGGTGGTTTTCTTGTTCAAGCCGCAGATGACATTGTTGCTGATACTAGTAAATGGCAAGTCGTCACCGAACGACAACCCACCCCAACCGAATTAGAAGAATTGTTATTTGCCTGGAAAGTTTGCAAACACGTCAAATCGAATGCCATTGTTGTGAGTGGCGATCGCACAACTTTAGGTGTAGGTGCAGGGCAAATGAATCGTGTTGGTTCGGTAAAAATAGCTCTCGAACAAGCCCAGGAAAAAGCTAAAGGAGCCTTTGTTGCCAGTGATGGATTTTTCCCCTTTGATGATTCCGTCAAAACTGCTGCTGCTGCCGGAATTACTGCAATTGTTCAGCCAGGTGGAAGCTTGCGGGATCAAGATTCCATTCAAGCTGCAAACGAGCTAGGTTTAGTCATGGTATTTACTGGTGTACGTCACTTTTTACATTAA
- a CDS encoding HNH endonuclease signature motif containing protein has protein sequence MNLEDKELEELFKLANKIGKKRYHKLTRQDFEDYRKFDKWRYINGDSECGTTQESKDWVRENSDWLCPICEERYSQRDGKTIDHKLPRSQYPWLAMEFKNLWVICQRCNKEKGEMHWYEYEHYMLIHHPKLYLNVRNVRPIQLLKSLKN, from the coding sequence GTGAATTTAGAAGACAAAGAGCTTGAGGAATTATTTAAACTCGCAAACAAAATTGGTAAAAAGCGATATCACAAACTAACTCGTCAAGATTTTGAAGATTATCGAAAATTTGACAAGTGGCGTTATATAAATGGTGATAGTGAGTGTGGAACAACTCAAGAAAGTAAAGACTGGGTAAGAGAAAATTCAGATTGGTTATGTCCAATCTGCGAGGAAAGATACTCTCAAAGAGATGGCAAAACAATCGATCACAAGTTACCCCGATCGCAATATCCTTGGTTGGCAATGGAATTCAAGAACTTATGGGTTATTTGTCAAAGATGTAACAAAGAAAAAGGGGAAATGCATTGGTACGAATATGAGCACTATATGTTAATCCACCATCCAAAGCTTTATCTAAATGTGAGAAATGTACGTCCCATACAGTTACTAAAGTCTCTCAAAAACTAA
- a CDS encoding PH domain-containing protein → MSPLIRGLTIALWALPLFFGIFALVSRQLIAGIVFLFLITLYGVVWLWCRPSYFVVYRNYVEIVFPGWRRKIPMQDVSSIRIISNDAFQQEFGWAMRIGVGGLWGGFGWLWTYRRGFLEFYISQLDNFVLIERVTEKSVLITPENPGQLVEAVEEAIA, encoded by the coding sequence ATGTCGCCTTTGATCAGAGGACTTACGATCGCACTCTGGGCATTGCCGCTTTTCTTTGGCATATTTGCGCTTGTATCGCGGCAGCTAATTGCAGGCATCGTATTTCTATTCCTCATAACTCTTTATGGGGTCGTATGGTTATGGTGCCGACCATCTTACTTTGTAGTTTACCGCAACTATGTGGAGATTGTGTTTCCTGGCTGGCGGCGCAAGATCCCCATGCAAGATGTATCCAGTATCCGCATTATCAGCAACGATGCTTTTCAACAGGAGTTTGGCTGGGCTATGCGTATCGGTGTGGGAGGATTGTGGGGCGGCTTCGGTTGGCTGTGGACGTATCGTCGAGGTTTTTTAGAGTTCTATATTTCACAACTCGATAACTTTGTACTGATCGAGCGTGTAACAGAAAAAAGCGTCCTCATCACGCCTGAAAATCCTGGACAGTTAGTAGAAGCTGTTGAGGAAGCGATCGCTTAA
- a CDS encoding histidine phosphatase family protein, with protein MYNHLGVIHNSSNTLYILRHGHSEANEQGLIVSDIKNGITNFGLSAKGIQEIKDSIYQLIATTHTESEYIIYSSPFLRTVQTSSLVAEILLAKEIYYDSRLRERFFGEWELTENINYQKVWLEDYQNPCHKKWWVESTYEVLERATSAVREIDSLYKDKQIIFVTHGDVAQILICGYLNQNPQNHRQLRSIETGELKVLHQPIGKIKSDC; from the coding sequence ATGTACAACCATCTAGGAGTTATACACAATTCCTCCAATACTCTATATATTCTTCGGCATGGGCATAGTGAAGCTAACGAGCAAGGATTGATTGTCAGTGATATTAAGAATGGCATCACAAATTTTGGTCTTTCAGCAAAAGGTATTCAAGAAATTAAAGATAGTATTTATCAATTAATTGCAACTACTCATACTGAAAGTGAATATATTATCTATAGTTCTCCATTTCTGAGAACAGTTCAAACTTCATCGTTGGTTGCAGAAATTCTCTTAGCTAAGGAGATTTATTACGATAGTCGTCTGCGAGAACGTTTTTTTGGTGAATGGGAACTCACAGAAAATATCAATTACCAAAAAGTTTGGCTAGAAGACTACCAGAATCCATGTCATAAAAAATGGTGGGTTGAAAGCACCTATGAAGTATTAGAACGTGCAACATCTGCGGTGAGAGAAATTGACAGTCTATACAAAGATAAGCAAATTATTTTTGTCACTCACGGTGATGTTGCTCAAATTCTCATATGTGGATACTTAAATCAGAACCCACAGAATCACAGACAACTTCGTTCAATAGAAACTGGGGAATTGAAAGTATTACATCAGCCAATTGGTAAGATAAAAAGCGATTGTTAG
- the cynS gene encoding cyanase, translated as MSIPEIAQKLLASKKEKGLSFADLEKILGRDEVWIAAVIYRQASASPEEAKLLVEALGLDASYIEELTEYPIKGLGPIVPTDPLIYRFYEIMQVYGMPLKAVIHEKFGDGIMSAIDFTLDVEKEKDPKGDRVKVIMSGKFLPYKKW; from the coding sequence ATGTCTATTCCCGAAATCGCTCAAAAGCTTTTAGCATCTAAAAAAGAAAAAGGACTTTCTTTTGCTGATTTAGAAAAGATTCTAGGACGTGATGAGGTATGGATTGCAGCTGTTATCTACCGTCAAGCCAGTGCTTCACCCGAAGAGGCAAAGTTACTAGTTGAGGCATTAGGGTTAGATGCAAGTTATATTGAAGAGTTGACTGAATACCCGATTAAAGGATTAGGCCCTATTGTTCCTACCGATCCCCTCATTTATCGATTCTACGAAATTATGCAAGTGTATGGAATGCCTTTGAAAGCGGTAATTCACGAAAAATTTGGCGATGGGATCATGAGTGCAATTGATTTTACTTTGGATGTAGAGAAAGAAAAAGATCCAAAAGGCGATCGCGTCAAAGTTATTATGTCTGGCAAATTTTTACCATACAAAAAGTGGTAA